From Sphingobium sp. B2D3C:
AAGCGGGCGATCGAGGCCGCCTTCGGGCTGGAGAGCGGTGATGGGCCGCTGTTCGTCGTCATCACACGGCTCACCTGGCAGAAGGGCATGGACGTGCTGCTGGAGGTGATCGATCACCTCGTCGGCCTGGGGGGCAGGCTCGCGGTGCTCGGCAGCGGTGATGCGGCGATCGAGGCCGGACTTCATGCCGCCGCCGGCCGCCATCCCGGTCGCGTTGGCATTCGCATCGGCTATGACGAGCCGCTCGCTCATCTGATGCAGGGCGGGGGCGATGCCATTCTCATTCCCTCCCGGTTCGAGCCCTGCGGTCTCACGCAGCTTTACGGTCTGGCTTATGGCTGCGTGCCGGTCGTCGCGCGCACCGGCGGGCTGGGCGATACGGTGATCGACGCCAATGAGGCCGCGATGAACGCGGGGGCAGCCACCGGCGTGCTGTTCTCGCCGGTCGATTATCAGGGCCTTGCAGCGGCGATCAGCCGCACGATCCGCCTTTATGGGGCGCGCTCGCGCTGGCAGCAGATCCAGCAGGCGGGGATGAAAACGGACAATAGCTGGGGACGGAGCGGCGCTGCCTATGCTGCGCTCTACCGGCAACTCAAGGAGCAGAGATGACGATCACGCGCGTTCCCACTACGCCGTTCGAAGGCCAGAAGCCCGGCACATCCGGCCTGCGCAAGAAGGTGCGGGTGTTCCAGCAGGCCAATTATGCCGAGAATTTCGTCCAGTCGGTCTTCGATGCGATTGATGGCAAGGATGGCGCCCTGCTCGTGATTGGCGGCGACGGTCGCTATCATAACCGCACGGTCATCCAGCAGACGATCCGCATGGCCGCCGCCAATGGCTTTGCGAAGGTGATGGTGGGGCAGGGCGGCATCCTCTCGACGCCCGCCGCCAGCCACCTGATCCGCAAATATGGCGCGCTGGGCGGGCTAATCCTCTCCGCCAGCCACAATCCTGGCGGGCCGGACGAAGATTTCGGGATCAAGTATAACGTCTCCAATGGCGGGCCGGCGCCAGAGAAAGTGACCGAGGCGATCTACGCGCGCACGCAGACCATTAGCCAGTGGCAGATGGTGGAAGCAGGCGACATCGATCTCGATGCGCTGGGCATCGTCCCGGTTGGCGGCATGGCGGTCGAGGTGGTCGATCCTGTGGCCGATTATGCCGATCTGATGGAGGAGCTGTTCGACTTTGCCGCCATCCGCAACATTGCCGTCGGCGGCTTTACGCTCGCCTTCGATGCGATGAGCGCGGTCACCGGCCCATATGCGACCGAGATTTTCGAGCGACGCCTGGGCTTTGCGCCCGGCACCGTCCGCAATGGCACACCGCTGGAGGACTTTGGCCATCATCACCCGGACCCCAATCTCGTCCACGCCAAGGTGCTGTACGATCTGATGATGAGCGGGGACGCCCCCGATTTCGGCGCCGCGTCGGATGGCGATGGCGACCGCAACCTGATCATCGGCAAGGGGCGCTTCGTCACGCCGTCGGATTCGCTGGCGATGCTGGCGGCCAACGCACATCTCGCCAAGGGCTATCGCGGCGGCCTCGAGGGCATTGCCCGCTCCATGCCAACCAGCGCGGCAGCGGACCGCGTGGCGGAAGCGCTCGGCATCCCGAGCTTCGAGACGCCAACCGGCTGGAAATTCTTCGGCAATCTGCTGGATGCCGGCATGGCGACCATCTGCGGCGAGGAAAGCGCCGGCACGGGCAGCGATCATGTCCGCGAGAAGGACGGGGTGTGGGCCGTGCTGCTCTGGCTCAACATCCTCGCCGAGCGGAAGATCAGCGTCGATGCCCTGGCCCGCGATCACTGGGCGCGCTTTGGCCGCAATTATTATGCGCGGCACGATTATGAAGGCATCGAGACGGAGAAGGCCAATGCGCTCATCGAAGCGCTGACGGCGGCGCTCCCCGCGCTGCCCGGTGCGCGCTTCGGCGCGCTCACCGTCGCTGCGGCGGACAGCTTCTCCTACGCCGATCCGGTCGATGGCTCGGTCAGTGCCAATCAGGGCCTGCGCGTGCTGTTCGAGGGCGGTTCTCGTGTGGTGTTCCGTCTCTCCGGCACAGGCACGGAAGGCGCGACGCTGCGGGTCTATCTGGAGCGTTACGAGCCGGTTGGCGGCGCGCTGGATGAAGAGACGCCTGCGATGCTGGCGGGGCTGATCGCAGCGGCAGAGGCGATTGCTGGTATCGCGCGCCACACGGGCCGCACTGCCCCGGATGTCGTGACATGAGGCGGTGCGCCTTTGCCTCGCAGGCGTTCAGGGCCTGAATGTACGGCGTTCACCTCACCCGCGAGGGCGTGACATTCTCCGTCTGGGCGCCCGACG
This genomic window contains:
- a CDS encoding alpha-D-glucose phosphate-specific phosphoglucomutase is translated as MTITRVPTTPFEGQKPGTSGLRKKVRVFQQANYAENFVQSVFDAIDGKDGALLVIGGDGRYHNRTVIQQTIRMAAANGFAKVMVGQGGILSTPAASHLIRKYGALGGLILSASHNPGGPDEDFGIKYNVSNGGPAPEKVTEAIYARTQTISQWQMVEAGDIDLDALGIVPVGGMAVEVVDPVADYADLMEELFDFAAIRNIAVGGFTLAFDAMSAVTGPYATEIFERRLGFAPGTVRNGTPLEDFGHHHPDPNLVHAKVLYDLMMSGDAPDFGAASDGDGDRNLIIGKGRFVTPSDSLAMLAANAHLAKGYRGGLEGIARSMPTSAAADRVAEALGIPSFETPTGWKFFGNLLDAGMATICGEESAGTGSDHVREKDGVWAVLLWLNILAERKISVDALARDHWARFGRNYYARHDYEGIETEKANALIEALTAALPALPGARFGALTVAAADSFSYADPVDGSVSANQGLRVLFEGGSRVVFRLSGTGTEGATLRVYLERYEPVGGALDEETPAMLAGLIAAAEAIAGIARHTGRTAPDVVT